The sequence below is a genomic window from Hyperolius riggenbachi isolate aHypRig1 chromosome 7, aHypRig1.pri, whole genome shotgun sequence.
gtttttggcaaagcttcaaaccttgcactgtactgccaagcacagggccccaacactgacactggcccagggtggccgctacacatgtagtgggtgcggcagcagagtgcaaggtttttggcaaagcttcaaaccttgcactgtacTGCCAAGCACAGGGTCCCAACACTGGCCCAGGGTGGCCGCTACACTTGTGGGTGCGGCAGCAGAGTGCAAGGCTTTTGGCCTGCCAAGTCACCAGAGTGCCAAGGcagcttcaaaccttgcactgtactgccaagcacagggccccaacactgacactggcccagggtggccgctacacatgtagtgggtgcggcagcagagtgcaaggtttttggcaaagcttcaaaccttgcactgtactgccaagcacagggccccaacactgacactggcccagggtggccgctacacatgtagtgggtgcggcagcagagtgcaaggtttttggcaaagcttcaaaccttgcactgtacTGCCAAGCACAGGGTCCCAACACTGGCCCAGGGTGGCCGCTACACTTGTGGGTGCGGCAGCAGAGTGCAAGGCTTTTGGCCTGCCAAGTCACCAGAGTGCCAAGGcagcttcaaaccttgcactgtactgccaagcacagggccccaacactgacACTGGCCCAGGGTGGCCGCTACAATTATTGTGGGTGCgtcagcagagtgcaaggtttttggcaaagcttcaaaccttgcactgtgcTGCCAAGCACAGGTACACATGTACTGGGAAATTGAGGGATGAACATAAAAACATAACTTTTTATTGAatcaaacagacaagacagaaaccGATAAGCACATCATCTACAGAGCGTAGTAAAGCACAAGGCAAAAACcattaaaaccaaaaaaaaagaaatgagaaACCATCTACAGTGATTGCAACATGTAGTCCGAGGGTGGCGTACTGTAATGAGCTGGCGGCATATACATGGCACGATTGTCAGAACCTTGGGAGGCACTGTAGTGCATGTTTGGTGTGGCGGATGTTGATGCAGGTGGAGTATCACCGATTGGCTCACGGTAGATCATGGCAGAGTCAGAGTTGTTTCGGAACTGTGGTTCACAGTGGTGATTCCGTGTGCTCTGACACCGTGAGCAATTTGCAAAATACAGTTCAAAGGGAGGTCCAGCCACCAACATACTATGCAACCCCTTGTACACTGTTTCGCCCATTAACATCTCGGCCACTGTGCGTTGCTCTGGAGTTATTTTGGCCAGTTGTGCACTGAGATGAACAACAAACGGATCCACCGGCGCAACAGGTCTTGGCATTACCGCACTCGCCATCTCAATCAGTCTTTTCTCTACAGCATCGGGGGAAGCACACCGTTTCCGCTTTCCTCTCTGCATGGGTGTACTGTTGCGTGGTCTggcttcctgtgtgtgtgcccTCGGGGGTGATAACGTGACATGGGGTAAACGTTGGCTGTTGTCCTGCAACATGGAGAACAATCAATTAAGAAGGTAAACCAAATATAATCACACAATAAAGGAACATGATACTGTTCATTGAATAGACCACAAAAACAACAGACGCTGAAGTTCGCAAACAATAGGAACAGTCAGACCCCAATTATACATCAAAGCCACACAGTGGGTCAtaaattgtatgtattgtattgtattgtattgaattGTGCACTGCGTCATACAAATTCACAAAGTCCTTTGTGCAAAAACAATGTGTTTGTGGTGCTATACTTGGAAAGAACAATAGACATACATTATACATATGCAAATATGCACAATTCAAAGCTTTTTCACAGACTGCAATTAATTACTGTTCCGTTGGCTGTCTATTGTTCTCCCCTAGTGTACCCAAGAAAGTTATTAGCACTTCATAGTTCATGAATGTGTGAATGGCTGCCGCAGGAGACACTCATGTAAATGAATGCAATGTCAGCCAGCCGCGGCggccattcacacaagaatgaaagtgacacgctgcgtgtcgccagcacgatGTGTACCCAAGGGGATGTCTGTCACGGCCGCTCCCCCGTCTCTGGGACATCATCGCTTCCCGTCTGCGTCCCTTCCGTCACGGTGATTGgatggaagggacacaggcgtggAGCGTCCTGGGGGGGCAGACATGTGGAGGTTCTCTAAACCACCTGTGGTTCTCTTGAACATTGGAGGCGCAAAAGCCTGCGAAAACTTTTAACTGCAGCAGAGCGGAcggtttcgtttctgcaaaacgcctcccactgtgGTGTGCattagcccattgaaatacattgggcAAACGGATGTGAAATACATTGCGCAAGCAGATATGAAAACGCAAACGTTGTGCAGAAACCCATACAATGCGTTTAGTGTGAAAGGTGGCATAGGAAAAAATTGGACTGCGACTTACCATGGCTTCGTCCACATCTGCGCATGAATCCTCTGTACCTTCTAACACACGGCCTGACgatgttgttgttgtttcgtCATCCGTTACCTCTCGCTGGGTATTCTCTGGCCACTCATCATCTGAGGGGTAGGACTGAAGGTTGCCACTTGAGGGACGCATAATCTCCTGGTCCCTGACAAAGGAAAGTATGTCGTAGTACCATAGACGGTCGGGGTCATCTTCAGCGCCAGCACCAGCACCAGATTTGTTCCTGGCTTCAATTTTTTTGGTTTCCTTAGAAAAAACTGACCGAAGGTTAGCGATTTTGCTACGGACAGTCGCAACTGTAGCAGTGGGGTGAATTGTTTGCAGGAACTCCGCAAGTTTCTGCAGCTGAGCTTCCGTCATGTGTTTGTTGTGGTAGTCCTTGCTCTTTACTTTCCACACTGCTGTACAGGTGCGATACACTTCTATGAATTCAGCTAACTGCGTGCGGTTCAATGGAAATTCGTGGTTTTTCCTTGGCGCCATCTGTAACAAGAATAGGAAACATGCATTATGAACAGTACTCCATGTCTGGCCAAATGTATTCACCGAATAAGTGAACtcatgctggggggccggaggtcCCCTGTGATCGCCGTCGATTTACTATTACAGCGCTGCATTCTGCATTGGGGAGTGaacagctgattggctggcgggggggagggagcaggggagaggGTATTAACATAAAAAAGGGGTAAATATAACAATATAAATaatcagaaaagggggaggggagcacaggtatgcagtgttgtagGGCCGtttagcttggccttaaagctgcagtggccaactaCACTTAAAATAGCCTGGTTGCAGGgggaaaaacatacagtacagttCTACTTACCCCAATGTTGAACTCACGAAGGGACGTACGATGGGCTAAACGTGTACACCTTCCAAAGAAGAACTCCACATCCGAGTGTGCAAACCGATGGTATGACCGAGCGGATAGCCAGAATATTTATAGGCAGGCGGACAAACGAGGGGACTTCCGGTCAACTAACTACTTCCTGTTCAGAGTTCAGGAGACGACGCATGCGAAACGTGCAATGGCGCGTCTAGGACAATTATGGTGTGGTTGGCACTGCACAAAATGATTGTAAACCCATACGTAATTACGTTCGTATTAACGTGTTCATTTGAGAAGTGGGCAAAGATCAGTCCATGCATATGCATACCCACTTTTGTGGTTTACAATGATGGTCACTTATAAGCCACATGTGCATGGTCTGAGCCCAGGTATAGCCGCCAAAGAGGGCAGccatacctgggcacagaccatgcacatgacggggagacctggacccagggaggcactgcttgcgcttgcctccctgggtctgcacatgcccagacgcatgtgcatggtctgagcccaggtatagccgccaaagagggcagccatacctgggcacagaccatgcacatgacggggagacctggacccagggaggcactgcttgcgcttgcctccctgggtctgcacatgcccagacgcatgtgcatggtctgagcccaggtatagccgccaaagagggcagccatacctgggcacagaccatgcacatgacggggagacctggacccagggaggcactgcttgcgcttgcctccctgggtctgcacatgcacagatgcATGTGCATGGTCTGAGCCCAGGTATAGCCGCCAAAGAGAGCAGccatacctgggcacagaccatgcacatgacggggagacctggacccagggaggcactgcttgcgcttgcctccctgggtctgcacatgcccagacgcatgtgcatggtctgagcccaggtatagccgccaaagagggcagccatacctgggcacagaccatgcacatgacgGGGACACCTGGACCCATGGTGAATGTGTGCGCAGAGCAGTGCGCCGGCGGATAACAGGTTCACGCCTGCCAAAGTGGGCAACCCTTGCATAGCTCGGCACAGTCCATGCAGCATACAGGCAGAGACACACACAATTAACAACACAGCACACCAGAATACGACATTTTGCCACTTCTCCTCAGGGTGGTTCTCCATACAACATGGTGGACCACCGAGTCTGTATAATAAGTGCACTAATTAGTGGAGGAAGGGAACATAAAAGTAGAGATGTTGGAAACAGACACATGTTGGATACACCTAGGTAACTGTTGTAAAGAAAAGGTACATTTGATAGTCAATAAGAACATCAATTTCCTGTAGCGATCATTTTATCCTGCCAAGTCACTGCACCTGACCCAGTAAAGTAGTCCTTGTATTTGTCCCTGTTGGTTTTTGCCTCGTAGGTGGGATTGTGTGAGGAACCGCTGTGCAACGGAACCATCCCCGGATGTGCCCTCCACTCCGCCGCCACAACACTTCCATTTTCAAAATCCTCCTGGTCTACCATTGTCGGTGGGCAATACCGTTGTACGTTTTTCTGCCGTAGGAAATTGTGCAGAGTGCACGCAGCTTTGACAATGACCTCCACTTTATCTGGGTCCACATTGATAGCCGTGAGGAAAACACGAAAACGCTGTGCCAGGATCCCAAAAGCATTTTCCACAACACGTCTAGCACGCGATACCCTGTAGTTAAAGATCCTTTTCGGCTTGTCCAGTCCACGTTGAGGAAATGGCTTCACAAGATTCTCACCCAGAGCAAAAGCCTCGTCAGCCACGAACACAAAGTTTAGATGTTCCACTGTGTCATCATTGTTTGGCAGTTGCAGCTGTTTCTTTTTCAAGCGGCGGTTGAATTCAGTTGCCTCCATTACACCACCATCTGAGACACGGCCATTCTTCCCCACATCCACCATCATGAATTCATACCGTGCATTTACAAGCGCCATCAGAACCACACTGAAGAACCCTTTGTAATTGTAAAAGTACGAGCCACTGTTGGGAGGTGGGTTGATACGCACATGTTTTCCATCCACTGCACCTCCACAATTAGGAAAATTCCAGATCATGTGGAAATCATGGGCCACTGCCTGCCACTCTGATGCATCTTGAGGAAACTAGAAATAAGGAGAAATACATGGTTAATCATCTGAAAGTACAATGTCGTAACAAAGGAGAAAAATCACTACAGAATAGGTTGCCAATTTAAACACTGTCATTTGCACAAGCGTTTCAGTTTGACGTTCAGTTTTAAAAGTAATCACTCGACAGCACACGCAAAACACACAATCCAGAAACATAAGTACATACCTTGACGTACTCGGGCATCAATTCCGACACAATAGCAGCACACGTTTCGGGGATGATTCTACCCAATGCCTGGGGTGAAATGGCAGCTGTAAACTTTAGATCTGCATATGAACGTCCGGTAGCCAGGTAGCGAAGGGTCACTGATAGACGCTGTTCTGCAGTAATAGCTGTTCGCATCACGGTGTCCTGCTTTGTTATCTTCGGCCCGATGCGCTCCAGCAGTTCATGAAAGTTAGCGTCTGACATGCGCATGTAATTGCGAAAGTCATCAGGATTG
It includes:
- the LOC137525682 gene encoding putative nuclease HARBI1 produces the protein MGLIRELRENNPDDFRNYMRMSDANFHELLERIGPKITKQDTVMRTAITAEQRLSVTLRYLATGRSYADLKFTAAISPQALGRIIPETCAAIVSELMPEYVKFPQDASEWQAVAHDFHMIWNFPNCGGAVDGKHVRINPPPNSGSYFYNYKGFFSVVLMALVNARYEFMMVDVGKNGRVSDGGVMEATEFNRRLKKKQLQLPNNDDTVEHLNFVFVADEAFALGENLVKPFPQRGLDKPKRIFNYRVSRARRVVENAFGILAQRFRVFLTAINVDPDKVEVIVKAACTLHNFLRQKNVQRYCPPTMVDQEDFENGSVVAAEWRAHPGMVPLHSGSSHNPTYEAKTNRDKYKDYFTGSGAVTWQDKMIATGN